The Streptomyces tendae genome has a window encoding:
- a CDS encoding GntR family transcriptional regulator, which yields MAEQTSGLADDRALLGRTSTAERVADILRSRIAEGYFPPGTRLSEDSIGGALGVSRNTLREAFRLLTHERLLVHELNRGVFVRVLTVEDVEDIYRTRRLVECAVVRGLGEPPYALDGLAEAVAEGQRAAREGDWKAVGTANIHFHQELVALASGERTAELMRSVFAELRLAFHVVDEPQRLHEPYIARNVEILQALQAGDRNTAERLLASYLDVSLERVVEVYRRRVGEE from the coding sequence ATGGCAGAGCAGACGAGCGGACTGGCCGACGACCGCGCCCTGTTGGGCCGCACCAGCACCGCCGAGCGCGTCGCGGACATCCTCAGGAGCCGCATCGCCGAGGGGTACTTCCCGCCCGGAACGCGCTTGTCGGAGGACAGCATCGGCGGCGCCCTCGGGGTCTCCCGCAACACGCTGCGCGAGGCGTTCCGGCTGCTCACGCACGAACGGCTGCTCGTCCACGAGCTCAACCGGGGCGTGTTCGTCCGGGTGCTGACCGTCGAGGACGTCGAGGACATCTACCGCACCCGCAGGCTCGTCGAGTGCGCCGTCGTACGCGGTCTCGGTGAACCGCCCTACGCTCTCGACGGGCTCGCCGAGGCGGTCGCGGAGGGGCAGCGGGCGGCGCGGGAAGGTGACTGGAAAGCGGTGGGTACGGCCAACATCCACTTCCATCAGGAGCTGGTCGCCCTGGCCTCCGGCGAGCGCACCGCCGAGCTGATGCGCAGCGTCTTCGCCGAACTGCGGCTCGCCTTCCACGTGGTGGACGAGCCGCAGCGGCTGCACGAACCGTACATCGCGCGAAATGTCGAGATTCTTCAGGCCCTTCAGGCGGGTGACCGGAACACGGCCGAGCGTCTGCTGGCGTCCTACCTGGACGTCTCACTGGAACGGGTGGTGGAGGTATACCGGCGCCGCGTGGGTGAGGAGTAG
- a CDS encoding MFS transporter, which yields MSTTPPSRALTGSPRPVKPEPPAEDGAFGWLRALGPRGRRAFGGAFGGYALDSYDYFTLPLTMVALSAYFGLNSGQTGLLTTVTLLVSAVGGAVAGVLADRIGRVRALLLTVITYAVFTVACGFAPNYETLLVFRALQGLGFGGEWAVGAILVAEYAGARHRGRTLGAVQSAWAVGWALAVIVYTAVFSLVDGDLAWRVMFWTGALPALLVVWVRRSVRDAPEAAAAREESPRSGSFTAIFQPGREDSPGLLRTTLFAVLLSTGVQGGYYTLATWVPTYLKSERDLSVVGTGGYLTFLISGAFLGYLTGGYLTDRLGRRRNIWLFALLSAVCIVAYTNIPSGADSLVLVLGFPLGFCMSAIFSGFGSYLSELYPTAVRGTGQGFTYNTGRAVGAVFPTTVGFLADSWGVGGALIFGAIGYGLAAVALLGLPETRGKELE from the coding sequence ATGAGCACGACCCCTCCATCGCGCGCCCTGACCGGCTCACCACGCCCCGTCAAGCCCGAACCCCCGGCCGAGGACGGGGCGTTCGGCTGGCTGCGCGCGCTGGGCCCACGCGGCCGCCGCGCTTTCGGCGGCGCGTTCGGCGGCTATGCCCTGGACTCGTACGACTACTTCACGCTGCCGCTGACGATGGTCGCGCTGTCGGCGTACTTCGGTCTGAACAGCGGCCAGACCGGCCTGCTGACGACCGTGACCCTGCTCGTCTCCGCGGTCGGCGGCGCCGTCGCGGGCGTGCTGGCGGACCGCATCGGCAGGGTCAGGGCACTGCTGCTGACGGTGATCACCTACGCGGTGTTCACCGTGGCCTGCGGCTTCGCGCCCAACTACGAGACCCTGCTGGTCTTCAGGGCGCTCCAGGGCCTCGGCTTCGGCGGCGAGTGGGCCGTCGGCGCGATCCTGGTCGCCGAGTACGCCGGCGCCCGGCACCGGGGCCGTACCCTCGGCGCGGTGCAGAGCGCCTGGGCCGTCGGCTGGGCCCTGGCCGTGATCGTGTACACGGCCGTCTTCTCGCTGGTCGACGGCGATCTGGCCTGGCGCGTGATGTTCTGGACCGGCGCGCTGCCCGCGCTGCTCGTGGTGTGGGTGCGGCGCAGCGTGCGCGACGCCCCTGAGGCGGCCGCCGCGCGGGAGGAGAGCCCCAGGTCGGGATCGTTCACGGCGATCTTCCAGCCGGGCCGTGAGGACTCCCCCGGGCTGCTGCGCACCACGCTGTTCGCCGTCCTGCTCTCCACCGGTGTGCAGGGCGGCTACTACACCCTCGCCACCTGGGTGCCGACCTACCTGAAGTCCGAGCGTGACCTGTCGGTCGTCGGCACCGGCGGTTACCTCACGTTCCTGATCTCCGGTGCCTTCCTCGGCTATCTGACGGGCGGTTACCTCACCGACCGGCTGGGCCGCCGCCGCAACATCTGGCTGTTCGCCCTGCTGTCGGCGGTGTGCATCGTGGCGTACACGAACATCCCGAGCGGGGCCGACTCCCTGGTCCTGGTCCTCGGTTTCCCGCTCGGGTTCTGCATGTCGGCCATCTTCAGCGGCTTCGGCTCGTACCTGAGCGAGCTGTATCCGACGGCGGTGCGGGGCACCGGGCAGGGCTTCACCTACAACACCGGGCGTGCCGTGGGCGCCGTCTTCCCCACCACCGTCGGCTTCCTGGCCGACAGCTGGGGCGTGGGCGGAGCGCTGATCTTCGGCGCCATCGGGTACGGCCTGGCGGCGGTGGCGCTGCTGGGGCTGCCGGAGACGCGCGGGAAGGAGCTGGAGTGA
- a CDS encoding putative hydro-lyase: MNPTDDSVATAVGERTTVDDRPVVLADDTTRAWSPRTARARFREGLAIPTAGVAAGYTQANLISVPADWAYDVLLFCQRNPRPCPVLDVTDAGSTTTVLAADADLRTDLPRYRVWEHGRLVDEPTDVRAYWRGDLVSFLIGCSFTFEWALAAAGVPLRHLEQGRNVPMYVTSWQCRPAGRMSGPMVVSMRPVPPAHLSAAIRESSLMPAVHGGPVHCGDPFGLGIDDLARPDFGDPVDLEPEDIPVFWACGVTPQAAVMASRPPFAITHAPGRMFLGDARDEQFRVV, from the coding sequence GTGAACCCCACCGACGACAGCGTGGCCACCGCCGTCGGCGAACGCACCACCGTGGACGACCGCCCCGTGGTCCTCGCCGACGACACCACGCGTGCGTGGAGCCCGCGGACGGCCCGTGCCCGCTTCCGGGAGGGCCTGGCGATCCCCACGGCCGGCGTGGCCGCCGGGTACACCCAGGCCAACCTGATCTCCGTGCCCGCCGACTGGGCCTACGACGTGCTGCTGTTCTGCCAGCGCAACCCCCGGCCGTGCCCGGTCCTCGACGTCACCGACGCCGGTTCCACCACCACGGTGCTCGCCGCCGACGCCGACCTGCGCACCGATCTGCCGCGCTACCGGGTGTGGGAGCACGGCCGGCTGGTGGACGAGCCGACGGACGTGCGGGCGTACTGGCGCGGCGACCTGGTGTCGTTCCTCATCGGCTGCAGCTTCACGTTCGAGTGGGCGCTGGCGGCGGCCGGCGTTCCGTTGCGGCACCTGGAGCAGGGCCGGAACGTTCCGATGTACGTGACGAGTTGGCAGTGCCGTCCGGCGGGGCGGATGAGCGGTCCGATGGTGGTGTCGATGCGGCCGGTGCCGCCCGCGCACCTGTCGGCGGCGATCCGGGAGAGCAGTCTGATGCCGGCGGTGCACGGCGGCCCGGTGCACTGCGGTGACCCGTTCGGGCTGGGCATCGACGACCTGGCCCGTCCCGACTTCGGCGACCCGGTGGACCTCGAACCGGAGGACATCCCGGTGTTCTGGGCCTGCGGGGTGACCCCGCAGGCGGCGGTCATGGCGTCCCGTCCGCCGTTCGCGATCACCCACGCGCCGGGCCGGATGTTCCTCGGCGACGCCCGGGACGAGCAGTTCCGCGTGGTCTGA